From the Lepus europaeus isolate LE1 chromosome 14, mLepTim1.pri, whole genome shotgun sequence genome, the window CGGCCTCAgtgcccctgccccggcccctgctGCACGGCTGGCCTcccctctcctgggctcttccctCCGCTCACTCCCTGTGGCCTCGGCTGCCCGgcccaccccccccaccacccccactccccacgcTGACCGGGACCCCTGCCCCGCTTTTGGCTGCAGCCCCTGGGTAAGTAAGCCTTCGGCCGCGGGCAAGCCCATCTGCCCgctatttctgtttccatctccTGATGGAATTCAGCAGGGTGCACACTGTGGGGAGAGAACGAAGGCCTGTGGAGTCGAGAGAGTGAAGAAAAAGTGATTAACTCAGGAAAGTTGGAGAGGAGACGAGAAGAGCTttaattcataattttatttgtgtTCCCACGGAGAGAGGCAGACAACTGAAGTAGCAGCGCTGTGTGAATGGTTTACTTTTGGCTTATTAGCAGTTGCAAACCTCTGAATGCTTCCTAGGCAGTGAGGTTTTCATTCAGAATGCAAATGGACATGTGCCCTCTGAGTTGCTCTTAACTGCTTGTTCCTCCTTATGGGACACAAAACCTAAGATGAGATTACAAATGAATGGCTCAGAGAATCCCAGCTCCAGGGCACACAGACTTAGCTGTGCAGCCAAGAGATTTCATTAAAGTAGAACTTGATTGTTCGtcgaagatttatttttacaatttagTCATTACGGAAGATTTGCATCTCTCTCAGATCTGACGTTTTGAAGGAGGACTAGCCCCGCAGAACACTGAAGATGTGATTTTGTAAGCTtgggaaagaaattatttttgtgtgtgtgtgctccaggTGTTTCATTTGTGAAAGAATATTTCTCAGGTTTAAGTATTTCGGATTTTGATCGTGAAATCCACTGGTAATTTATGACTTTTGAATTGGCTGGTTTTGGAGCACAAAGTCTTGGTAGCATTATCAAAAATAGTTTTCTTACTCATAAGCCTCCAAGCCTTTAAGACTCAAATATTcataatgatttaatttttgctttttgaaggAAATCTCAGATACTATGATTACATTtattacaatattttcttttcctctccaatGAGCATGAGTCTGAGTATTTCATTTGTACAAAGATTTGAAACCTGGGGAGATAGCTGTCACTGTATGTAGGCAGTAATGTAGATGGCTGTGTGAttacactttttattttcattaaaaaataccaGGCAACTTTTTAGGCAGGGCCAAGCTTTAAAGAACCTGTTTTAAGCCTGTGTCTAAAGTATGGGGGATGCTCCTTTTGGAGGATAACAGTTGTTTTTTTCATAGACAGGAAAGTTCTTGTTTCTGTGAAGCACCTTTTCTGTGATGGGAAATTGTGTATCTGTGCCTCGGAGTTTGAAAGCAAGACTGTATTGAGTTTTTAATAACCCTGGCTAAGAGGATCAGAGTCTTATTTAAGACAGGTTAGTAATGAGGTTTTTGTGGAGCTTAACATGttcttagcaaaaataaaaaatttctttgcCTGGAGTAAATTCTAAGGATTGTGCTTCTAGATTAGGGTTAAGGATGAAGAAAGGAAAGGTGCTTCACTTCCCCAGTTATCTCTGAGCAAGAACCAACCAACCAAGCAACTAGCTATGGAATACTGAAGGTgtggtagaaataaaaaaaatgctgcagAGGCTTTTGGAGAGGCTGCCCTCTTTAATGGGAAGACCATTGACTTTGTGATATAAGAATGAGTTAATCTCTACAGCATTGGTTTTCTCTGTTATGGGGTACTTGAGCTCCCTGTTCTTTAAGGCCATCCCACTTCCTTTGTATTTTGATAAGACTTTTGATATCTGTAGGCTAGAAAATGCCTAATGTTAGTGGTTGTGACCTGTATTTTCCCTGCATTATCCCACCCTCAGCTCTGTCCTTTTCTAAGCCAAGAAGATGGTCACACTTCTTCAGGTAACATCATAGATTCTATCTCCATCTTCACACCCTGCTGAGGAAGGCCGAAGAAGTAATTCAGACACACTAACATATTTACATGAGTAGACCAGGCAACTGGCATTTTGTGCTCAGATCATGGCTTCTCAGGGAATGCTGAAAATAATCTTTTAGTCAGAGGTCCTCACTAGACAGGACTATGAGGATTATCGTTTTCATTTAAACTGACCAGTGAGGTTAGTGACCTAGTCAATTTAATATAAGTTCCCATAGAATGACTTATTTTATCAGTATTCAGAGTAATTAGTCATCTTAGCATCAGCAAGATGCAGCTTGTATTGATCTGGATTTCAGTAGATTTGGTGACAGCAAAAATCAGAGGTCAGAGAACCCTCACTGATACTGTGCATTGATGAATGATAGAAAGGTTAGCAATGTGGTGTGTGTAGTGCTTTATGTTAAAGACTTCCAGGTGGCTGTGcccttcagtttcttcattgttTTCCCTCTGGCTACACCCTGGAATCATATACACCTTTTTTCTGCATGTGGCATTTAGCCAGCATTGTGCCTTTGTTCACTACCCTTTGAAAAGTAAGTATAGCAAACAACATGGGTCATCTCGGCAGGAGATACTTAAGACCTTTTTCTTGGGATACAGAGATTTAGGGATTGCAGAGGCAGTGTGGCAGAATGCAAACGCTACCCTGTTCAAATGTTAGAAGTGTTACTTATATTAAGATGCTTGATATACTAAGCCAGTAACCAATTTTCCTTTATACTTTACACTTACaaaacacacatatgcatatggaGATTCACATTTTTTAGATATTTTCCCCATCAGTACACCTAAATGTTTTCAAATGCTAGTCTTTTAACTGAATCAATAATCCTTTTGTAATAATCTGACTTGTTAACTGCTACCATGAGATCCTAAGGGTAGTTGGGGTATggaaaggtcttctatttggCTGTTCTGGAATCACTCACAAACTATCCTGGTCACAGAAATATTCCTAATCATGATGTTGTGCATAGTATATTGTCTGTTCCCATAAATACAGAGGAGGCACACATTTCTTTTAGTCTGAGCTTACAGCTGTGTATAGTTTTactcaaatattttctaaaagctGTGAAATTGTATTATGTTAATTATTCTTTATTGTGAAACATTATGACCATTCTTTATATTATATTGCCTGATTTGGGGGGTTATATCTCCATTGTTCATTTTCAAGGgactaaaaaaaatgagaaagaatttaATGACTTGCTTTAGTAGAAGTTTATATCCAAATAAGAAGTCAGGCTCCAATGGCTTGTAATTGCTGTTGCATGAAATTActtttatattgttttcaattgtattctttttttttcttgaattttcttcTTTCAGAGAAGAGTTCCAGTCACAAATGCATATGTGATGCATTTTGACATTTACTGCTAAGGTGAAATGCAGAAATGAAAACTACACATCCGTTTTAGTATTCTCAGATGTGAATAAATGTACTTTATCATGTTTTTATGCTGCTGActtattaaaaaatactttaaaagggTAACCGTTAAACAGCTAGGACCTGCAGCTTCAGTGCTTCTGAGATAAGCTGGAACATCACAAGGAGAGACTTCATTTCAGCACGATCACATCTCAGCTGAGCCCCTCAGCCCATATTCACATGCATTTCCTCCATCGGCAGTTGTCAGCAGACCGTTTTCCTCCTAGGATGGCGGACAGTCTCCCCACAGAGTTTGATGTGGTTGTAATAGGAACAGGTTTGCCAGAGTCTATCCTTGCAGCTGCATGTGCAAGAAGTGGTCAGAGAGTTCTGCATATTGATTCAAGGAGTTATTATGGAGGAAACTGGGCTAGTTTCAGCTTTTCTGGATTACTATCCTGGCTGAATGAGTATCAGCAAAACAGTGGCATTGGGGAAGAAAGTATTGCTACATGGCAAGACTCAATCCATGAAACAGAAGAAGCCATCCCTCTTTGCAAGAAGGATAAAAGCATCCAACATACAGAAGTTTTTTGTTATACCAGGCAAGATATGGAGGACAGGGTTGAAGACATTGGTGCTGTGCCAAAAAATCCTTCCTCAGTGGCATCTAGTACCCTCACAGAACCTCTGATTTCTGCAGCCTTCCCCAAAGAAAGGCACTCATCAGACTTTGCTCACTACGAAAAGTCTGCAAAACACactcaaaaaaatgaaacagagatTTCACTTGAAGTAACTGATAAAGAAGAATCACTGGAGAAAGAAAAGTATTGTGGAGACAAAACTTCTGCACACACAGTTTCAGATGGAGATAAAGATGAAAACAACCCTAAAGAAGACAATACTgaccaacaaaaaagaaataggattacttattctcaaataattaaagaagAGAGGAGATTTAATATTGATTTGGTGTCAAAGCTGCTATATTCTCAAGGATCCTTAATTGATCTTTTAATCAAATCGAATGTTAGTCGTTATGCAGAATTTAAAAATGTCACCAGGATTCTTGCATTTCGGGAAGGGAAGGTGGAACAGGTTCCTTGTTCTAGAGCAGATGTCTTTAATAGCAAAGAACTCACCATGGTTGAAAAGAGGATGCTAATGAAATTTCTTACATTCTGTCTAGACTATGAGCAGCATCCTGATGAATACCAAGATTTCAAACAATGTTCATTTTCAGAGTACTTGAAAGCTAAAAAACTAACCCCCAATCTCCAACATTTTGTGCTACATTCAATTGCAATGACATCAGAAACCTCATGCACTACATTAGATGGTCTTAAAGCAACAAAAAATTTTCTTCAGTGTCTTGGACGGTTCGGCAACACTCCCTTTTTATTTCCTGTGTATGGTCAAGGTGAAATCCCCCAGTGTTTCTGCAGAATGTGTGCAGTTTTTGGTGGAATCTACTGTCTTCGTCATAAAGTACAGTGTCTTGTAGTTGACAAAGAATCTGGAAGATGTAAAGCCATTATAGATCACTTTGGTCAAAGAATAAATGCTAAGTATTTTATCATGGAGGATAGTTACCTTTCTGAGGAAACATGCTCAAGTGTGCAGTATAAGCAGATCTCAAGGGCAGTGCTCATCACAGATCAGTCTCTCCTAAAGACAAATTCAGATCAGCAGATTTCCATTTTGATAGTGCCTCCAGTGGAAGCACAAACTTGTTCTGTTCGGGTCACAGAATTATGTTCTTCAACTATGACATGCATGAAAGACACGTATCTGGTACATCTAACCTGTTCATCTTCAAAAACGGCACGAGAAGACCTAGAACCGGTGACGCAGAAATTATTCACTCCTTATGCTGAAACAGAATTGGAAAAGGAAAGGTCCACAAAACCAAGACTCTTGTGGGCTCTTTATTTTAACATGAGAGATTCCTCAGGAATCAGCAGAAGCTCCTATAATGGCTTACCTTCCAATGTTTTTGTCTGCTCTGggcctgactgtggcctgggaaatgagCATGCAGTCAAGCAAGCCGAAACACTTTTTCAGGAGATCTTTCCAGGTGAAGAATTCTGCCCTCCACCTCCAAATCCAGAAGACATTATCTATGATGATGATGACAGGCTACTGGAGGCTTCTGGAACCAGTGATACAACAATGGCCAAACAAGAATCCTCTGAGGACAGCAAAAACTTAGAAAGTCCAGAGAAGCAGCttcaaaattagaagaaaaaagaagtggagatCCTCTTCATCTTGGCATCAGAATGTTCTCATCTAAAGgccatgtttccatatgaataatTGGAAGTGGTTATATGGTGAATGCTCTGCAGAGCTTGTCTTTGACTCTGCTTAGGGTATTCAGGTTCAGGTGGTTTTTATTAACCTGTCACTAATTGACTTGTCAGTTGTTGGAGTCTTTGTTTCAGAATCTGCTCTGTGATCAGAATCTTTAAACAGGGATACCTTTGTTTTAATATTGTATGTATTGAGTTCCATGTTAGCAACTTTACTTAAAGATAATATTGTATATACTATTGATCTTCAGACTGTCATTTTCTACAGGACAATAAATAGGATCTTAGGAATATTTTAGTTACTTTGGCAGCTGTTGTGTTGCTATCACATCTGTTTGAACAGTGAAATACACAAATAGAAAATTATGTGGGTCtttgtatataatataaaaacGCAGAGTTTGTAGTAGGAATATCAATACAAGTGCCAATATGATAAAAgacatttgtttatatttgttaaaagatTAGCTGTGTGTGATTCTTTATTCTTTGTGAAGAATTTTACATTTTGCCATTTATTTCACCTACTTGACCCTTATAACTGATggggcagtgaagccatccagcaTTGCTTTCTACTTTGTGAAAATAATCTGAGTTCACTTAACTGAAGAGCTCAGAAAATTCCTGCAGACTCCTGCTCTAGCACATGACAGAAAAGGACTTCCAACGAATAACTCAGgcccaaaggaaaaataaatcaccTCAGGAAAAGATGGTTCAGAATGGCTGTTTGAAATTCCTGAAAAGGAAGTCCTATGGAGAAACAGGATGAGTCACTTTAAAATTTGAGATTACGGCCGGTTTTAAAAACCCTCTGTAAGTAGATTACCTGCAGTTTTCTCAGGGTGAAACCTATTCCTTGTTGGTTCTACCACCTTAATTAGCAGCGTTGACTGCAATTAATAGGAATAAGTCAGAGGAGGATTTATCGTGCTCTTTGCTTGTATCCCACCCCACAAATAGGTAAATAGTCTTCATAATCACGTCTGCCTCTTGGCTGTGTTCTGGAGAACAAAAACTTCGCAGAACCACTAGAAGGCACAAAACTGACTCTACTTCAGTGGAGCTATCAGGAGAGGTTCCTCATTTAGTCTCGTATCTGTTCTTCAGGCACAGAATGGTGGTCCTATAGGAGGCAAGCCCTTTCTCGAACAGAGCattcactgtgtgccaggcatttaATATCGTGCTTTCTCACTACAGCTTCTCAGTAACAGTGTGAAGCAGATATTATGccatacacttttaaaaagagacGATGGAAACagttatttataattttctcaGTGCACTGTGTACAAGAGCCATCACTGGAGCCCAACAGGATTACAAAGCCCTTTTTTCTATTGTTCATGGTTACAATAGTATACATACTGTATTAGAAGGAAAAGGTGCCCATGAAAATCAGAATCTAATATTGCTGGGGGGAAAAGTGGACAGACGTCAGTCTTGCAGTTGACTATTGCATAAGagaaatatgaagatgaagattaattaaaagtaaatatatgtTAAAGCTACGAATCTCATAGAAGCAGAATTTGGCTAAGTTTTAACAGAATAATGCTCTTCAGTAACATATCTGTTGGGCTGAAGATTATGTTATATCAAACAACTATTAATTGGCCAAAATATACTCTGAATAGTCTTTTGTTGCTCTTCTAATATGAGGGAAATAAGACAGACTTAGATAGTGGACAGCTTATTATTAAGTAGAAAAGTCATTGATTGGTATCAATACTGGTTTTCTTAAATATAGTAAAAAGGTATGATTGAGTGGATCCTAAAGTTTAAACCTATCAAAACAAGTGAGATGCCTGAACTGACTTAcaaaatagtaattaaaataaaaagagatttaaGATATTAAAAAGGAGGTGAAAATAATCCAGATCTACTGAAAAGTTTTTcactttcattgatttttttaagtttctcacAATGTGATAATTACTTAACTAAAATTATATCTATTGggaaaatatatataagaaacatttctcaaatagaaattaatatattatttatatattaagccTGTCACtgcaataaaatatataaaacaaagataaaggataaatattattttctgttaaCATGGCTTTATAATTAGCTAAATCTATAGTATCTTGTAAATATACTATCAATAAAAGGCCAATTCAAGAAGTTGCAggagaaacaattttttaaattaatattatttctaGATTCCAATAGTGACGGCAATTTAAAAAGTGCTTGGGTATTAAAACATGTGagccttttaaagaaaattgtacTGGTGTGTTGGGATAAATTAGgtaagatatttaaataaaagcagttgaagaaactaaatttaaaatgtgatcaTACTTCCATAAGAGACATCCTGGtgtaaagaaaaatgataaatgggGAGTCTTGCTGCATTGCTTACCAGTAATCTGATCTTGGGAGAGTCACTCTTAGTTCCATtttgtcatctataaaatggaaataatattgCACAAAATTGTGAGGATTAAGTTAGATAATGTAAATGAAATGACATCCAAAGGAGTGCCAGCATGTGTTAATATGTGGACTTAGCAATTCCATTTAATATTCCAGTTAGATGCTTTATGTAATTTGACAGATTTGTGGCAAATGATCTTAGAAGAGTGAGCAaagtttgtgttttaaaaaagaaaaactgggaaAAATGGGAGCATAAGCATGGTATTAAGTAACCTTGCTAAGTATCCTGTAGTACTGAGTAGAAAGTTTAAGACTAATAAGGCAGTTAggaagaaatacttaaaattgtTGGTGAAAAGATTAGCTGAATGTCATTATGGGGAAAGCTATTAAATGATCCACTTCATGTATGATAATGAAGTTTATTCCAGATGAATTAAAATGTtagaaaggtaaaaataaaaagacaacaatTTTCATCCCAGTACTGGCACAAAGGAACCTTATGGCAATGAAAAACAGTTATTGACAAGGTAGATCAACTAATTCATGCCATTAGATTAGCCAAAAGCAAATTTTGCATGTGCCCTTATAAAGAactacttaaataaatatttagaagccTATAACAAGagctctgtaactttttttttttttttaacatgagaggcagatagagctcccatctgctggttccaaccccccacccccactcacacACCAGATGCCTATAACTGGCTAAGGTGGATGataggagctagaaactcaaccaAGTCTTctgtctgggtggcaggaacccaactacttgagccatcactgccgcctctcAGTGATTCTCCCAAGGTTCatttagtaggaaactggagttgggaaCCAGAcctgggattgaacccaggcactgtgataaggaatgtgggcatcttaaccacaaggccaaattCCAACTCCTGATCCACCATCTGACATACTGATTCACTTTGAGTAACATATGCCTagaagaatatttaaaagaaaaatgtacataAATGCTTTAGCTTTCCAtacaagcatttttttctttaaaatccatCAActgaaaaatggataaataatttTGATGTATTACTCTTGGCGTCATAAACTGTTATATAGCCTTTAAAATTAACTGGTAATATGTAGTGTATGCAAAGAAATGTTTAAACAAGACTCAAAATGTTCATCAGAACATAAATTATGTTTACTGATTATATTTGTGTGAAAACTTAGGTCTCCCTGTTGAATCACAAAACAGGTAATTGCAATGTAACATTAAAGGGCTCTATCTTTTTTCCTGTAAAATGTTGATGTgtgcaataaaaaaataaagattaactGGTGAATGGTGAAGTGTTTTTACTAAATGGGTGAGAAAATTACTGATTTTTTGGATACTtataaaattgtcttttaaattaaagaaaaaacaattctaaatgtTAATCAAAAAAACTATTTCCAAACATGTGTGGCAGAAAGTTTTACAGGTCTGAATGGGAAGAAATTATTGGTGAAATGGACTTTGTTTCTTCTCTTAGTTGTCAGGCATTACGGATAATAATAGAGAAACGATacatcccaggccatcagcaggaagacaTGACATCTAAAATGTGGTCCTCAATCCAAGAACATATACTGCATTCAGGAGTCTTGGAACCCAGGGAGATGAAGATTGGACTTGAAAAAGGGATCAGTTGTGGCCTGAGGGTAATGTGCAGGGAAAAACTTGTGGTAAGGGTAGATCTCAGATTATGAAGATGCACACAGATCCTTTCATCCAGTCAGCTTGAGATCCAAGTCAGGGTAATTTAAGTCAGTAGATGTCAAATACCAACTATGGGTTGTGAATTGGGACTATACTAGGGGCTAGAAATTGAAAGATGAAAAGGGCAAATTCTAACTCTCTGAGGAACATTCAGTTTATGCTAAGGTTCCTTTTACCTATTGAGTGTTTAAGACATTTCAGTAACTACCAGTACCCTGTCCCTGCAAAAGAAAGAAGAGCAATCTCTTATTGTTGCATGGCTTTCCTTGTAAAGGATGCCAAAATCTATTATTACACAGTTGAAAAGAAGTGGCTGAAAGATTAAAAATTGGGCTTCTTTGAAATCTATTTCTGCAACATtcagttaattaagtttctgacCATCAGTCGCTTTCCCTGTTGCCTGGGGAAGGGTTCAAGAGAAGGTACAAAAGATTAGGTCCAGAAGCACAAGTCATTGAAGTGCAACAGAATAAGAAGtgtaaagaaatcaaaatgagaatAAATCAGTGTTAAGAACAAGAAATTCTGATTAGGATGTTTTATTTACCTTCTTGTTGGGTCAGGTGGAAGTCATGCTCCTAGCGGCATTGAAGTAGCTACTTCCTAAGTTTTCACTCCatcatttttatcttcatttaaagGAGACAGTTGTGTCCAGTATAGTTCCATTTTACCAACAACCAAATGTATTCACATTTTGAAAGCAGGGGCACAGAACCTTCAGCTTTCTGTAAGGCACGAATAGTACAGAAGGTGAGTGATTCAACTGAAAGAATGTGACTGTAACATGGCTATTATGACAGCGATTGTGCTGTGGCATTTGTCGGAATGATTTTTCCCCTGACAGCTACATTTTCTTAAAGTGATCCTCAGGACAACTATTTCAGGTAAGAAAAGGGCAGGTGCTTGTACTTAACTTTATGTATAAGACCTGGAATTAAGTGATTTGCCTGAACTCCTATTAAGTATTCAGTTCCATCAATAAGAATTGACATTTTACTGTCTGCTTTGCCACCATCTCAAAATAGTGATTTGTTGCATATAATCAAATGTAATATATAAATCACTATTTTAAAAGTGGTGGcttctagaaattttttaaaaaggtttatttatttttacttgaaagagaagtagagagaaaggttttccatccaatggttcatccccaaatggctgcagtggctggagctgcaccgatctgaagccaggaaccaggagcttcctctgggtctcccatgcaggtgcagggacccaaggacttgagccatcttctactgctttcccagaccatagcagagagctggatcggaagtggagcatccaggaattgacccgtgcccacatgggatgctgacactgcaagtggctgctttgcccactgtgtcacaatgcaggcccctagaATTTTAGAGTACATTTgttttcaacaacaaaaagtcCTGTAAATGAAAATCTGTGATTCAAGTGGATCGATGTGGTTGAAAAGAGAAGGGAGTTGATTATTTAAACTCAAACTTAAAACAaactttatttcatatttaagtcAAGAACTTCCTTATGTTTAATTATTAGTTCTTGCTGTTACCCTATGACTTTTTACATTTGTTgctgaatatatatttaaatagatgCTGAGCAACTGTTTAGTATTAATAAAAGCATATGCAttccagagaaagaaggaggaatgACAGTGCAACAGGATGATGAGAACCTCTTTACAGTTCAGTGAGAAAGAGCCACCTCTTTAGACATTTTATAAATAGGAATCTGGGCGCATTGGtacaatgttttataaaatcagtTTTTCTTACATGCATATAAACTAAagcccttatttattcattcctgatatttaaaaacaataggaatattacTAATGcagtatggaaaatatttttacataagtTTATTTATATCTAAGTTCAATTTGTATTCAGATTTTTGTAGCAGTTTCAGTATTTTTGTTACCCAATGTGAAGAAGAAGCATAGGGGAATATGTTGCTGACATGAGTCAGAAATCTTGTTTTTAGGCAATTGATAATAGTTAATTTCCTAGAATGAAGGAAAGTGTTATGGAGAaatgtgctgtgtgtcctggtttTTTAATAGCTCATTTTATGATGGCAAGATATTTATCAAGCTGTCTACTGCTGAAATGTAAATACCAACAgagtttattaaaaacaaaagtcaaaCAATGAAAACTGCACTGGAAACCGTTTGTTGTGAGATTACAGTATCCTTTAGGCATTGTCTGCTCTACTTGTACTTTACCTACAATTTCTTGCATATCATAGacatccaaaaaagaaaaaaaaacactttgctaACTGAAAGGTCAACTGGCACTTTCCAGCACCTTTTCTGTATCATCCTGTTACTCTTTTAGATACCAGCCTGAGGAATAGAACCACAGAGGCCCATCTCTGAAAAACATTTTGTCAGTC encodes:
- the CHML gene encoding rab proteins geranylgeranyltransferase component A 2 — its product is MHFLHRQLSADRFPPRMADSLPTEFDVVVIGTGLPESILAAACARSGQRVLHIDSRSYYGGNWASFSFSGLLSWLNEYQQNSGIGEESIATWQDSIHETEEAIPLCKKDKSIQHTEVFCYTRQDMEDRVEDIGAVPKNPSSVASSTLTEPLISAAFPKERHSSDFAHYEKSAKHTQKNETEISLEVTDKEESLEKEKYCGDKTSAHTVSDGDKDENNPKEDNTDQQKRNRITYSQIIKEERRFNIDLVSKLLYSQGSLIDLLIKSNVSRYAEFKNVTRILAFREGKVEQVPCSRADVFNSKELTMVEKRMLMKFLTFCLDYEQHPDEYQDFKQCSFSEYLKAKKLTPNLQHFVLHSIAMTSETSCTTLDGLKATKNFLQCLGRFGNTPFLFPVYGQGEIPQCFCRMCAVFGGIYCLRHKVQCLVVDKESGRCKAIIDHFGQRINAKYFIMEDSYLSEETCSSVQYKQISRAVLITDQSLLKTNSDQQISILIVPPVEAQTCSVRVTELCSSTMTCMKDTYLVHLTCSSSKTAREDLEPVTQKLFTPYAETELEKERSTKPRLLWALYFNMRDSSGISRSSYNGLPSNVFVCSGPDCGLGNEHAVKQAETLFQEIFPGEEFCPPPPNPEDIIYDDDDRLLEASGTSDTTMAKQESSEDSKNLESPEKQLQN